In Vibrio sp. STUT-A11, a genomic segment contains:
- a CDS encoding aldehyde dehydrogenase family protein — translation MIYAQPGSENAIVNFKSHYDNFIGGEWVKPTGGEYFDNISPINGKPYCKVARSGEADINLALDAAHNIREKWAKTSAAERSNLLLRIADRLEQHVEELALVETWENGKPIRETLAADIPLVVDHFRYFAGCIRAQEGSAAEIDETTAAYHFPEPIGVVGQIIPWNFPILMAAWKLAPALAAGCCVVLKPAEQTPTSILVLMEKIADLLPPGVVNVVNGYGSEAGQALATSNRIAKLAFTGSTQVGNHILKCAADNLIPSTVELGGKSPNIYFADVFDHEDEFVDKCIEGTLLGFFNQGEVCTCPSRVLVHESIYDKFVAKVAERAQSIKQGNPLDTETQVGAQASQEQFDKILSYLEIGREEGAKVVFGGDIAKQEGDLEQGYYIQPTLLEGHNKMRVFQEEIFGPVIAITTFKDEAEALAIANDTEYGLGAGVWTRDQNLAYRMGRNIEAGRVWINCYHAYPAHAAFGGYKKSGIGRETHKMMLGHYQNTKNLLISYSVDPLGFF, via the coding sequence ATGATTTACGCACAACCAGGTAGTGAAAATGCCATCGTGAACTTCAAATCACATTACGACAACTTTATCGGCGGAGAGTGGGTGAAACCGACAGGTGGAGAGTACTTCGACAATATTTCGCCAATTAACGGAAAGCCGTATTGTAAAGTTGCTCGTTCTGGTGAAGCTGATATCAATTTAGCATTGGATGCAGCACACAACATCAGAGAAAAGTGGGCGAAAACCAGCGCTGCAGAGCGTTCTAATCTTCTTTTAAGAATTGCAGATCGCCTTGAACAGCACGTTGAAGAGCTGGCGTTGGTGGAGACATGGGAAAACGGTAAACCGATCCGTGAAACACTGGCAGCAGACATTCCACTTGTTGTCGACCATTTCCGCTACTTTGCAGGTTGTATTCGAGCACAGGAAGGCAGTGCCGCTGAAATTGATGAGACAACGGCAGCGTACCACTTTCCAGAACCAATTGGTGTGGTAGGTCAGATCATTCCTTGGAACTTCCCTATCTTGATGGCGGCATGGAAACTCGCGCCAGCGTTAGCAGCAGGGTGTTGTGTGGTACTCAAACCTGCAGAGCAAACGCCGACGTCGATTTTGGTTCTGATGGAAAAAATCGCCGATTTACTACCACCAGGTGTTGTGAACGTGGTAAATGGTTATGGCTCAGAGGCGGGTCAGGCACTGGCAACCAGCAACCGTATTGCGAAGCTGGCATTTACAGGTTCAACGCAAGTGGGTAACCACATTCTAAAATGTGCAGCTGACAACCTAATTCCTTCAACCGTTGAGCTGGGTGGTAAATCGCCAAATATCTACTTCGCAGATGTGTTTGATCACGAGGATGAGTTTGTCGACAAGTGTATTGAAGGTACGCTGTTGGGCTTCTTCAACCAAGGTGAAGTTTGTACCTGTCCATCTCGTGTGTTGGTTCATGAGTCAATTTATGACAAGTTTGTTGCTAAAGTGGCTGAACGTGCGCAGTCAATTAAGCAAGGCAACCCGTTAGATACCGAAACTCAGGTTGGTGCACAAGCTTCGCAAGAGCAATTCGATAAGATTCTAAGCTACCTGGAAATCGGTCGCGAAGAGGGCGCTAAAGTTGTCTTTGGTGGTGACATTGCCAAACAAGAAGGTGACCTTGAGCAAGGTTACTACATTCAGCCAACGCTGTTGGAAGGTCATAATAAGATGCGTGTTTTCCAGGAAGAAATTTTTGGACCTGTTATCGCAATTACGACCTTTAAAGACGAAGCAGAAGCACTAGCGATTGCTAACGACACTGAGTACGGCTTAGGTGCTGGTGTTTGGACACGCGATCAAAACCTGGCTTACCGTATGGGGCGTAACATTGAAGCGGGCCGAGTTTGGATCAACTGTTACCATGCTTACCCAGCTCACGCAGCGTTCGGTGGTTACAAGAAATCTGGTATTGGACGTGAAACGCACAAGATGATGTTGGGTCATTACCAAAATACTAAGAACCTTCTGATCAGTTACAGCGTTGATCCGCTAGGATTCTTCTAA
- a CDS encoding sigma-54-dependent Fis family transcriptional regulator, with product MELQHITDNNWLSTSWLRSEQAGLKQRRLPEDVRVNSATLKDRRHQLNFLIDAVKQFALPLFNQLFAHSSSRLILTDADGVIIGSWGKPRFREKLTEIALSSGACWQEKLKGTNAIGTALVEAKPVSVIGDQHFIQQHRFISCSANPIFDHLGHLLGVLDITSEQEKHDLSTQVLVQNMVQLVENQMLNQIPSGHIRVDLACDKDLLNSGWQGIIIADEAGEILAHNQVASQLLDCSTVVGQSLDEILAYQNSDQPIVFKTAPLSKTKNQSRSLSASNDLHFGDAKVEHCWQQANRVIDKDISLLILGETGVGKNEFVKALHKNSQRKSGPLVAVNCGALPKDLIESELFGYVAGAFTGANSKGYQGKIRQAHKGTLFLDEIADLPIAAQSRLLHVLQDKTVLPVGSNQSVQVDTQIIAATHKDLEALVEQGEFRQDLYYRLNGLIIELPRLEERQDKQKLIESLHRRHAEPNQHLCPHLLSLLLTYSWPGNLRELDSLIKVSALMAQGEAMLELAHVPTHLSKKLSQMQQQASAEPTTDIRTTVEDKLVKTYQANQGNISKTSRMLGVSRNTIYRKLKSMGMIK from the coding sequence ATGGAACTTCAACATATTACCGATAATAACTGGCTTTCAACTTCTTGGCTCAGAAGCGAACAAGCGGGTCTAAAACAGCGCCGACTCCCGGAAGATGTCCGTGTCAACTCGGCGACACTTAAGGACAGACGTCACCAATTGAACTTCCTGATCGATGCAGTTAAGCAATTTGCGCTGCCTCTGTTTAACCAGCTTTTCGCACACAGTAGTAGTCGGCTAATTCTTACCGATGCAGATGGCGTGATCATCGGTAGCTGGGGAAAACCAAGATTTAGAGAAAAGCTGACCGAAATTGCCCTTAGCTCAGGTGCCTGTTGGCAGGAAAAGCTGAAAGGAACCAATGCCATCGGTACCGCTTTAGTCGAGGCTAAACCAGTCTCGGTCATTGGCGATCAACACTTTATTCAGCAACATCGTTTTATCAGTTGTTCGGCGAACCCTATATTCGACCATCTAGGTCATCTCCTTGGGGTCTTGGACATCACCAGTGAACAGGAAAAGCATGATTTGTCTACCCAAGTACTCGTGCAGAATATGGTTCAGCTGGTCGAAAACCAAATGTTAAATCAGATTCCGAGCGGTCATATTCGGGTCGATTTGGCGTGCGATAAAGATCTATTAAACAGCGGCTGGCAAGGCATTATTATCGCCGACGAAGCAGGTGAAATTTTGGCACACAACCAAGTCGCATCGCAGTTACTCGACTGCAGCACAGTGGTGGGTCAATCATTAGACGAGATTTTAGCGTATCAGAATTCAGACCAACCTATCGTATTCAAAACGGCACCACTCTCAAAAACAAAAAACCAGTCCCGCTCCTTAAGTGCCTCCAATGATCTTCATTTTGGTGACGCTAAAGTTGAACACTGTTGGCAACAAGCAAACCGCGTCATCGATAAAGACATTAGTTTATTGATACTGGGTGAAACTGGCGTCGGTAAAAACGAGTTTGTAAAAGCACTGCATAAAAATAGCCAGCGAAAAAGCGGCCCTCTGGTGGCAGTCAACTGTGGTGCACTGCCTAAAGATCTTATTGAATCCGAGTTGTTTGGCTATGTTGCGGGAGCGTTTACCGGGGCAAACAGCAAGGGCTATCAGGGTAAGATTCGTCAAGCACACAAAGGCACCCTATTTCTCGATGAAATTGCTGACTTACCCATCGCTGCGCAAAGCCGCCTTCTACATGTACTTCAGGACAAAACCGTACTTCCTGTTGGGTCCAATCAAAGCGTTCAGGTTGATACTCAGATTATTGCGGCAACACATAAAGATCTTGAAGCCTTGGTTGAACAGGGCGAGTTCCGACAAGATTTATATTATCGACTGAATGGGCTGATCATCGAGTTGCCTAGATTGGAAGAGCGACAAGACAAGCAGAAGCTGATTGAAAGTCTTCACCGCCGACATGCGGAACCAAATCAACACTTGTGCCCTCACCTGTTATCTCTGTTGCTCACTTATTCGTGGCCAGGTAATTTGCGAGAGCTCGATAGCCTGATAAAGGTTTCTGCACTAATGGCACAAGGTGAGGCGATGTTAGAACTTGCTCATGTCCCAACTCACTTATCTAAGAAACTTAGCCAGATGCAACAACAGGCAAGCGCAGAACCGACTACGGATATACGTACTACAGTCGAAGACAAACTGGTAAAAACCTACCAAGCCAATCAAGGGAACATCAGTAAGACATCTCGAATGCTCGGTGTGAGCCGGAATACGATTTATCGGAAGCTGAAGAGCATGGGAATGATTAAATAA
- the gnd gene encoding decarboxylating NADP(+)-dependent phosphogluconate dehydrogenase: MKGDIGVIGLAVMGQNLILNMNDHGFKVVAHNRTAAKVDEFLEGPAKGTNIVGAYSLEELVEKLEAPRKVMLMVRAGDVVDKFIDALVPLLDKGDIIIDGGNTNYPDTNRRVAALREKGIHFIGTGVSGGEEGARFGPSIMPGGAAEAWEAVKPIFQGISAKTDAGEPCCDWVGNDGAGHFVKMVHNGIEYGDMQLITEAYQFMKDGLGMSADEMQAVFADWNKTELDSYLVEITADILGYKDEDGEALVEKILDTAGQKGTGKWTGINALDLGIPLTLISESVFSRCLSALKDQRVEAEKLFGKTITPVEGDKQEWVDALRQALLASKIISYAQGFMLMREASNENGWDLNYGNVALMWRGGCIIRSAFLGNIRDAYEANPDLAFLGSDDYFKGILQNSLVAWRKVAAKSLEAGIPMPCTTSALTFLDGYTTARLPANLLQAQRDYFGAHTYERIDRERGEFFHTNWTGTGGDTASTTYDV; this comes from the coding sequence ATGAAAGGTGATATCGGTGTAATTGGCCTTGCGGTAATGGGTCAGAACCTTATCCTAAACATGAACGACCACGGCTTTAAAGTTGTGGCTCACAACCGTACTGCAGCAAAAGTAGACGAGTTTTTGGAAGGCCCGGCAAAAGGCACTAACATCGTTGGCGCATACTCTCTTGAAGAGCTGGTAGAAAAACTAGAAGCACCACGTAAAGTGATGCTGATGGTTCGTGCAGGTGACGTTGTAGATAAGTTCATCGACGCGCTGGTTCCTCTGCTAGACAAAGGCGACATCATCATCGACGGTGGTAACACTAACTACCCAGATACTAACCGTCGCGTTGCAGCACTACGTGAAAAAGGCATTCACTTCATCGGTACTGGTGTATCTGGTGGTGAAGAAGGCGCACGTTTTGGTCCATCTATTATGCCTGGTGGCGCAGCAGAAGCATGGGAAGCGGTTAAGCCTATCTTCCAAGGTATCTCTGCAAAAACTGACGCGGGTGAGCCTTGTTGTGACTGGGTTGGTAACGACGGTGCAGGTCACTTCGTTAAGATGGTTCACAACGGTATCGAATACGGTGACATGCAGCTGATCACTGAAGCTTACCAGTTCATGAAAGACGGTCTTGGTATGTCTGCTGACGAGATGCAAGCCGTATTCGCTGACTGGAACAAAACTGAGCTAGACAGCTACTTGGTTGAAATCACAGCTGACATCCTTGGTTACAAAGATGAAGACGGTGAAGCACTAGTTGAGAAGATCCTAGACACGGCTGGCCAGAAAGGTACAGGTAAATGGACTGGTATTAACGCGCTAGACCTAGGTATTCCTCTAACGCTTATCTCTGAGTCTGTATTCTCTCGTTGTCTGTCTGCACTGAAAGACCAACGTGTTGAAGCTGAAAAACTATTCGGCAAGACAATCACGCCAGTTGAAGGTGACAAGCAAGAGTGGGTTGACGCATTACGTCAGGCACTTCTAGCGTCTAAGATCATCTCTTACGCTCAAGGCTTTATGCTAATGCGCGAAGCGTCAAACGAAAACGGCTGGGACCTAAACTACGGTAACGTTGCTCTTATGTGGCGTGGTGGTTGTATCATCCGTTCTGCGTTCCTAGGCAACATCCGTGATGCATACGAAGCGAACCCAGATCTAGCGTTCCTAGGCTCTGATGATTACTTCAAAGGCATCCTACAAAACAGCCTGGTAGCGTGGCGTAAAGTTGCAGCTAAGTCTCTAGAAGCAGGCATCCCAATGCCATGTACGACTTCAGCGCTTACTTTCCTAGACGGTTACACAACAGCTCGTCTACCTGCTAACCTGCTTCAAGCTCAACGTGACTACTTCGGTGCTCACACTTACGAGCGTATCGACCGTGAGCGTGGTGAATTCTTCCACACTAACTGGACGGGTACAGGCGGTGACACAGCGTCTACAACTTACGACGTTTAA
- the pgl gene encoding 6-phosphogluconolactonase, which yields MINHKIFNTAQQVVESLANDMQALSEQGRPIHISLSGGSTPKMLFKLLASDAYAESIQWQNLHFWWGDERCVAPDDAESNYGEANTLLFSQVNIPAENIHRILGENDPQAEAERFAKEMADVIPCENGTPVFDWILLGVGADGHTASLFPGQTNYADENLSLVASHPESGQLRVSKTAKVLEAAKRISYLVLGSGKVEIVHEIHTTPASELPYPAAKIQSKTGDTEWYLDLDAAAKIS from the coding sequence ATGATCAACCATAAGATCTTCAACACAGCACAGCAGGTTGTGGAAAGCTTAGCCAATGACATGCAAGCGCTGAGCGAACAAGGACGACCTATTCACATCTCATTGTCTGGTGGTAGCACACCAAAAATGTTGTTTAAGCTTCTGGCGAGCGATGCATATGCAGAGTCAATTCAATGGCAAAACCTTCACTTCTGGTGGGGGGATGAGCGTTGTGTCGCGCCAGATGACGCAGAAAGCAACTACGGTGAAGCAAACACTTTGTTGTTTAGCCAGGTAAACATCCCGGCAGAAAACATCCACCGTATCTTGGGTGAAAACGATCCACAAGCTGAAGCGGAGCGCTTTGCAAAAGAAATGGCAGATGTGATCCCGTGTGAAAACGGCACGCCAGTATTTGACTGGATCCTGCTAGGCGTTGGCGCTGATGGCCACACTGCTTCTCTGTTCCCTGGTCAGACTAACTACGCAGACGAGAACTTATCTCTGGTTGCATCTCACCCTGAGTCTGGTCAGCTTCGCGTGTCTAAGACAGCGAAAGTGCTAGAAGCAGCAAAACGAATCAGCTACCTGGTACTAGGCTCAGGTAAAGTTGAAATCGTTCACGAAATTCACACGACTCCGGCAAGCGAGCTGCCTTATCCTGCAGCAAAAATCCAGTCTAAAACTGGTGACACGGAGTGGTATTTAGATTTAGACGCAGCAGCAAAAATTTCTTAA